CAGGGGGGCATTGATGCGTAAACGACAATATGCGGGAGTGGGATTGTTTCTGCTGGTGGCATTCATCAGCCTCATCGGTCCCTGGCTGGCACCTTATGCGATCGATGAAATACGCGATATGCCGTTTTCGGTGCCAAACTCGGCCGCCTGGATAGGGACGGATTATCTGGGAGAGGATGTATTCAGTCGTCTGCTCAGCGGCGGTCAGTACTTGCTGTTGCTGGCCTGCCTGAGCGTATTGCTGGCATGGCTTACAGGTGGATTACTGGGAATGTTTGCTGCGCTACAGGGGCGTTGGATTGATCGTGTGCTGCTGTTGATAGCGGACATCCTGCTGAGTATTCCGGGCCTGCTGTTGCTGACGCTGGTGGTTACGGTAAGCGGGCGTGGTTATCAGGCGGCGGTGTTCGCCGCGATGTTGGTGATGTTGCCGGATATTTTCCGTCTGGTACGTGCAGCGACACTGCAACAATTACAGCAAGATTACGTCGACATGGCGCGCTGCCGGGGTGAGTCACTGGCAGCGATTCTCTGTCGGGAGATTGCGCCTAACCTGTTGCCATTGCTCAGCGCAGATGTCGGCATTCGCTTGCTGGCAGCGATCTTTATTTTGGCGACCGCCAGTTTCCTTGGACTAGCTGCGCAACAACCCCTGGCTGACTGGGGTCTGATGATTATGGAGAACCGCCAAGGTTTGTCGTTCCAGCCCTGGGCAACGTTAGCGCCAATCATCGCAATCTTGCTGTTACTTATCCCCCTTAACCTGAGTCTTGATGGGCTAAATATTGACTCGCGCAGACGAAGATTTCTGCCAGACCCACAGTTTGCTGGCGCGCATAGCACCACCTGCAATGTGCTGGATATTCAGCAGTTCAGCTTAAAACTGCCTGAACAGACATTGATAAAAGCACTTTCGCTGCAGCTGAAAACCGGCGAAATTGCCGCGCTGGTGGGGTCTTCAGGCAGTGGTAAAAGTACGTTACTGCGTGCGGCACTGGGACACTTTCCCAACGCAACAGACGTCATTATCGGTGAGGTATGGCTGGCGGATCAGGCGCTGTCTTTGATGAATGCACGTGCGCTGCGAAAGTTACGTGCTCAACAAGTGGGATTTGTGCCGCAAGATCCACGTCTAAGCATGATGCCATCGCAAACCTTGGGCGCTTTTTTAGGTTTGATGGCAGCACGTCGCGGACTTACAGTTGCACAACGCGATCAGCAGGTGACGTCACATTTCCGGCAACTGGGATTACCGGATGATGAGGCGTTTTTACAGCGCTATCCGCATCAGATCTCCGGCGGGCAGCGCCAGCGGGTGATGGTGGTAGCCGCCATGCTCGGCTATCCCGCCTTGCTATTGATGGATGAACCTACCAGCGCCCAGGATGGGATTAGCACCCAAGCGGTAATGCACTGGATCGCCTCGACTGCGCGTGCGCGTCACATGAGCGTATTATTTGTCGCGCACGATTTTCCGCAGGCCAGCCAGATAGCCGACCGGATTCTGGTGATGTCACAGGGTGAAATGGTCGAACAACAACACACTCAGGCATTTTTGCGCGCGCCAAACAGTCAGGCAGGTCAACAGTCGCTTAACGCTTGGCAGCTATGCGCTCCCGCTCAGCCTGATGAATCCTCTTATCCAGTCCTGTTAAGTGGTGAGGGGATTGGTGCTGCCTATGACGGCCGAACGGCTCTCGTATCGTTGCAATTTTCACTGAGATGCGGTGAGACGCTGACCATTGCTGGTCGATCCGGCGGCGGTAAAACCACTTTCCTGCGTACCCTGGCAGGCTTACAACCTGATGCCAGCGGCACATTAAGCATGCAGAACACGATGCTACCGCTAAAAATTCATCAACGTAGCCAGTCGCAAAAATGGCAGCTGCAATATGTTGCACAGAATCCCGCCAGCTCCCTGAATCCTTTCTATTGCGTGCGTGCGTTGCTGCAACGCCCCCTGCGTCTTATTGAACCCACGCTGAATGCCGAACAGTGTGAACAGAGGATCCGCTCGGTGTTGAGCCAGGTTGGCCTTGAGCCGAATCTGCTCTCCCGAAAACCAGCCATGCTCTCCGGCGGTCAGCAGCAACGTGTGGCGTTGGCAAGAGCGTTGATTTCCTGCCCAGACATTTTGTTGTGCGATGAAGTGACCAGCGCAGTGGATGGGCCAACTCGCATGGAGTTAGTAAAACTCCTGCAACATTTGCAGCGAAATCAAGGAATTGCCCTAATGATTATCACCCATGACTTAACCCTTCCTAAGCCGTTGGGAGGCACACTCATGGTGATCGATCAGGGTCGCGTGTCTGAACTGCTTGCCCGGCCCGCGCATGAGGTGACGCGCCAGCTAATTGGAGCAGCCCAACTCACAACGGATACACAACGATGACTTCACCCTGGATTCGAACGTTAAGCGGATGCGAGACGCCCAAGTTGCAGCTGTTTTGCCTGCCGCATGCAGGTGGTAACGCTGGGCTCTATCGTGGCTGGCGTGAGCATCTTCTACCGGAAATTGAATTGAATGTGATCTGCTATCCCGGTCGTCTGGAACGCTGGCAGCAGCCCATCCCGGCTTCTATGCCAGAACTGGTGCGGGAAGTTGCGCGGGCCATTGCCCCTCGTCTTGGCGAGCACTGGGCCATGTTCGGTCACAGCATGGGCGCGGTTGTCGCGCATGAAACTGTACTGGCATTGCAGCGTGAGGACTTACCTCAGCCGCAGTTGCTGGCGGTTTCCGCCCGCGAGGCCCCGCAGTTTCACCAGCTAGGTATCCTGCACCAGCAGGATGATGAGGCACTGTGTAATGAGCTACTGCGTTTGGACGGTACCGACCCTGCGTTGTTGGCACTGCCGGGGATGCGCGAACTTATCCTGCCTACTATGCGGGCCGATTATGCGTTGATTGAGCAGTGGCAACTGAGTTCAACACAGCTGCTGTCATGCCCAATTGCCGCCTTCGTGGGAAGCGAGGATCCGGAACTTGATCAGCAGCAGGCTGAAGGGTGGGCCACCTGGACAACGGCCAGTTTCACTCTGGATCGTTTTCGCGGTGGTCATTTTTATTTCAGTGAACAGCCGCAACCGCTTATCTCAAGGTTGCAGGCACGTTTAAAGGCGGTTCAGGCGCTTTCCTGAGCCTGTTCAGGCTGCGGTTGTGCCGGACGAATTAACCACAGTGCCGCCAGACCGGCTATTACGCTGGTCACGGCTGCTACGCGGAACAATAGGTTGAGTGCATCAACCCATGCCTGCTGCGCCTGTAACTGCAGTCCGGGTACGGCAGTGAGTACATTGAATCGCGCGTTGCTGATGGCCTGTAATGCTGAAGCAGGTTCACTGATGTCTGAAGCGCTCAACCGGGAAAGCGGCAACGCTTGCTGAATCACATGACTGAGTAGCAGCCCAAACAGGGCGATACCCACGGCGGTGCCAAGGGGGAAGAAAGTATTGGCAGTTCCCGACGCGGCACCCGCTTGGTGCGCAGGAACGACGCTGACGGCAAGATCCATCAGATGCGGCATGGTTAGGTCAGCACCGACGCCCTGCATCAGCAGTAGCGGCAGGATCACCAACCAGTCGCTGTTGATTTGTACATGGCTGCTCATTGTCAGGCCAATGGCGACAATGAACATGCCAATAGCCAGCAACACGCGTACGGGAATCAGTCGCGAGAGCGGGCCGCTCAATCCGGCGGCGATCACCATCGCCAGCGACTGGCTTAACAGAATCAAACCGGTGTGCCACACCGAGTAGTGCAGCAGGCCATTAAGCCAAAGCGTAATAAACGGCAGCAAGCCAAAGCTGAAAATGCGACCTGCAAAGCTGAGCAGGATGGCACCGAGAAAAGTCGGGATGCGAAACAGGCGCAAATGCAGCAGGGCGCGATCGCCACGATGGCCCTCGATCCATAAGAATAATACTGCCGAAATTAACCCGATAAGCAGCGCGTGGCAGACATAGGGAGCGGAGTCTGATGAAAAGTTTAATGCTGCATAGTTCAGGCTAAACAGGCTTAGGGTTACGAAAACTGCGCCTGCTACATCCAGAGGATAACGCGGTGCAGGTAACGGTTTCTCATCAACATAGCGCAGGGTGAAGAAGATGATCAGTAATCCAACCGGGGTGTTAATGGCAAACAGCCACGGCCAACTGGCCCCTTGGATCAGCATGCCGCCAATCAGTGGTCCGGTTGCTGCTGACACCGCGCCACCTGCTGCAAACAATCCCACCGCGCTTGTGCGGACCTGCGGCGGTTCACCCTCACAGGCACTGGCGATCAATGCCAGCGCAGTACCCAGAACCATGGCACCGCCTGCGCCCTGGAGAACACGAGCGATAATCAGCGCATTGATTGAAGGTGCCATTGCGCAGCCCAGTGAAGCCAGTACGAATACCCCGTTACCACACAGGAAAATGGGGCGTCGACCCATCCGGTCGGAAATAGCGCCAGCCAGCAATAGCAATGCGGCAAAGCTCAGCGTATATCCATTCATCACCCACTGTAGCTGTGCGAGATTAGTTAGCAAATCTTTACTTATTTTTGGCAGTGCGATGTTCACTACCGTGATGTCCAGCGTCATGATGGCTGCGCTCAATGCTGCGACTAATGTGGTTCATTTACGATTTTTCGCCCGTTCCTTATCCATTAACATGCCGTTTTTCCTCGATTTCATATCGTCATTTACAAATTGTTTTAAAAAATCCCCTGATAATGGTTATCATTTATGCTTGCAATAAGTGATGTTATAACATATGAGTCTTTGCGGTAATGCGTTAAGCCAACGCTGCGATATAAATTTTCTAAATGGCTTTATGATGTAACTCGGGGAAGGACAAGGACTATGGCAAGTACCCTTAAGCACAAAATCTGCACTGATATTGCACCCTTTCTTCCCGGCAGCATGCCGGATCGGCTTCCTGATGACTGCGACCTGATCGGCCTCGGTCTCGACTCGCTGGCGATGATGAAACTCGCCGCCATGTGGCGTCGGCAAGGTTACGATATTTCTTTCGCCCGGCTTATTCAACAGCCACGTTTTGATGCTTGGCTGGCTTTAATAGAGAGTCAACCGTAACCGGAGCCGCAGGGGAAAATGCAGCTTTGCTTGGCCTGCATGAAAACGAACCTTTCCCGCTGGCACTAATGCAGTATGCTTATTGGGTCGGACGTGACAGCAGCCAACATTTGGCTGGTGTGGCTGCGCATTTCTACCATGAGTTCGACCGGCCGCAGATTGATGCCGCGCGTCTGGAAAGCGCGGTGCGCCAGCTTCTGGCACGCCACGGTATGTTGCGAGTGGTCATTCTGGACGAGGGGCAACAGCAAGTACTTGAGGAAGGACGCTGGCCTGGGTTGAAAGCGTACGATTTACGTCAGGAAACAGCGGAAACGGCCACGCTAAGGCTTGAAGCTATTCGCGCAGCACTTTCGCACCGCCAGCTCAGCATTGATCAAGGCGAGGTGTTTGATGTGCGCCTGACGCATAAGCCTGCCAGTCTTGGCGGAGGCTGCCGTCTGCACTTCAATCTCGACATGATCGCAGCGGATGCCATGAGCCTGCGCGTGCTGCTGGACGATCTGGCTGTGCTCTATCTTGAGTCTCAGCAGCCGCTTCCCGCGCTGGATCTCTCCTACCGCCAGTACCAGCAACTACGCAGCGTCTGGTTGCAGGAACCGCAGCAGCAGACACGTTATGCAGAAGATAAGCAGTGGTGGCTTGCACGTTTAGCCGATCTGCCCGGTGCGCCCGTTTTGCCCACCGCCAGTTCGGATAAGCTCACCGCAAACCAGACCGTAGTGCGTCGTCACCGTTGGTTTGGTGCCAGCGCTCGTCAGCAACTAG
The sequence above is drawn from the Serratia symbiotica genome and encodes:
- a CDS encoding phosphopantetheine-binding protein codes for the protein MASTLKHKICTDIAPFLPGSMPDRLPDDCDLIGLGLDSLAMMKLAAMWRRQGYDISFARLIQQPRFDAWLALIESQP
- a CDS encoding thioesterase II family protein; this encodes MTSPWIRTLSGCETPKLQLFCLPHAGGNAGLYRGWREHLLPEIELNVICYPGRLERWQQPIPASMPELVREVARAIAPRLGEHWAMFGHSMGAVVAHETVLALQREDLPQPQLLAVSAREAPQFHQLGILHQQDDEALCNELLRLDGTDPALLALPGMRELILPTMRADYALIEQWQLSSTQLLSCPIAAFVGSEDPELDQQQAEGWATWTTASFTLDRFRGGHFYFSEQPQPLISRLQARLKAVQALS
- a CDS encoding MFS transporter, encoding MSAAIMTLDITVVNIALPKISKDLLTNLAQLQWVMNGYTLSFAALLLLAGAISDRMGRRPIFLCGNGVFVLASLGCAMAPSINALIIARVLQGAGGAMVLGTALALIASACEGEPPQVRTSAVGLFAAGGAVSAATGPLIGGMLIQGASWPWLFAINTPVGLLIIFFTLRYVDEKPLPAPRYPLDVAGAVFVTLSLFSLNYAALNFSSDSAPYVCHALLIGLISAVLFLWIEGHRGDRALLHLRLFRIPTFLGAILLSFAGRIFSFGLLPFITLWLNGLLHYSVWHTGLILLSQSLAMVIAAGLSGPLSRLIPVRVLLAIGMFIVAIGLTMSSHVQINSDWLVILPLLLMQGVGADLTMPHLMDLAVSVVPAHQAGAASGTANTFFPLGTAVGIALFGLLLSHVIQQALPLSRLSASDISEPASALQAISNARFNVLTAVPGLQLQAQQAWVDALNLLFRVAAVTSVIAGLAALWLIRPAQPQPEQAQESA
- a CDS encoding ATP-binding cassette domain-containing protein, with protein sequence MRKRQYAGVGLFLLVAFISLIGPWLAPYAIDEIRDMPFSVPNSAAWIGTDYLGEDVFSRLLSGGQYLLLLACLSVLLAWLTGGLLGMFAALQGRWIDRVLLLIADILLSIPGLLLLTLVVTVSGRGYQAAVFAAMLVMLPDIFRLVRAATLQQLQQDYVDMARCRGESLAAILCREIAPNLLPLLSADVGIRLLAAIFILATASFLGLAAQQPLADWGLMIMENRQGLSFQPWATLAPIIAILLLLIPLNLSLDGLNIDSRRRRFLPDPQFAGAHSTTCNVLDIQQFSLKLPEQTLIKALSLQLKTGEIAALVGSSGSGKSTLLRAALGHFPNATDVIIGEVWLADQALSLMNARALRKLRAQQVGFVPQDPRLSMMPSQTLGAFLGLMAARRGLTVAQRDQQVTSHFRQLGLPDDEAFLQRYPHQISGGQRQRVMVVAAMLGYPALLLMDEPTSAQDGISTQAVMHWIASTARARHMSVLFVAHDFPQASQIADRILVMSQGEMVEQQHTQAFLRAPNSQAGQQSLNAWQLCAPAQPDESSYPVLLSGEGIGAAYDGRTALVSLQFSLRCGETLTIAGRSGGGKTTFLRTLAGLQPDASGTLSMQNTMLPLKIHQRSQSQKWQLQYVAQNPASSLNPFYCVRALLQRPLRLIEPTLNAEQCEQRIRSVLSQVGLEPNLLSRKPAMLSGGQQQRVALARALISCPDILLCDEVTSAVDGPTRMELVKLLQHLQRNQGIALMIITHDLTLPKPLGGTLMVIDQGRVSELLARPAHEVTRQLIGAAQLTTDTQR